A window from Carassius auratus strain Wakin chromosome 48, ASM336829v1, whole genome shotgun sequence encodes these proteins:
- the LOC113065460 gene encoding prostaglandin E synthase 3-like — protein MQPATAKWYDRREAVFIEFCIEDSKDVQVKFDKTKLDFSCVGGTDNIKHHNEVELFESIDPNESKHKRTDRSVFCCLKKAEPGKAWPRLTKEKAKLNWLSVDFNNWKDWEDDSDEELNSFDRFSEMMNNMGGEDDLPDVDGADDEESADSDDEKMPDLE, from the exons AT GCAGCCAGCAACTGCCAAGTGGTATGACAGACGGGAGGCTGTCTTCATTGAATTCTGTATAGAAGACAGCAAAGATGTCCAAGTTAAATTTGACAAAACAAAGCTTGATTTCAG ttGTGTTGGAGGAACAGATAACATCAAACACCATAATGAAGTAGAATTATTTGAGTCCATTGATCCAAAT GAGTCTAAACACAAACGAACAGACAGGTCTGTGTTTTGCTGTCTAAAAAAAGCAGAACCTGGCAAGGCTTGGCCAagattaacaaaagaaaaagcaaag CTTAATTGGCTCAGTGTTGACTTCAATAACTGGAAGGATTGGGAGGACGACTCAGATGAAGAATTGAACAGTTTTGACCGTTTTTCAGAG ATGATGAACAACATGGGTGGGGAAGATGACCTACCAGATGTGGATGGTGCAGATGAT GAAGAGTCTGCGGATAGTGATGATGAAA aaatgcCAGACCTTGAGTGA
- the LOC113065459 gene encoding probable E3 ubiquitin-protein ligase DTX3 isoform X1 — protein sequence MQRLSLEFVEWKQAFSSCISSDEMSVRAGQGSDEVLVSQAVWDYLVAAGRPWLVDFQDKQGLSADIIRRGERGGCCAVRLSPVEGSSRTRTGMMEGPVSPVTRKAFIDLCRCARKEMTKQEAAPKRKRSLLPCMMAKEPDGEGTLLPPPLPHPRRSQRQQQKHRKSADMDTCVVLPMQHEPAARTGAELAIGHEEESTICSICMGEMVEKTTLDKCGHSFCRCCLEQAFQVKKACPVCRLVYGQLIGNQPASGTMMVERDPDLELPGHEGYGCICIIYSFPPGLQAEEHPNPGVRYPGTDRVAYLPDSPEGNRVLRMLRRAFEQRLIFTIGTSMTTGMHNVITWNDIHHKTSIWGGPRCFGYPDPTYLVRVTEELREKGITAD from the exons ATGCAGCGGTTGTCTCTTGAGTTCGTCGAGTGGAAGCAGGCATTCTCCAGTTGCA TTTCATCTGATGAGATGAGCGTGCGAGCGGGGCAGGGCAGTGACGAGGTGCTGGTGTCACAGGCGGTGTGGGATTACCTTGTAGCCGCTGGACGACCCTGGTTGGTTGACTTCCAGGACAAGCAGGGACTGAGCGCAGACATCATCCGGCGCGGGGAGCGTGGTGGCTGCTGTGCTGTGCGGCTCTCCCCGGTGGAGGGCAGCAGCAGGACCAGAACTGGGATGATGGAGGGGCCGGTTTCTCCTGTTACACGGAAAGCTTTCATAGACTTATGCCGCTGTGCCCGGAAGGAGATGACCAAACAAGAGGCGGCTCCAAAAAGGAAACGTTCACTTTTACCATGCATGATGGCAAAGGAACCTGATGGGGAAGGGACGTTGTTGCCTCCGCCTCTCCCTCATCCACGACGCTCGCAGAGGCAACAGCAGAAACACAGGAAAAGTGCAGACATGGACACCTGTGTGGTTTTACCCATGCAACATGAGCCCGCAGCAAGGACCGGTGCAGAATTAGCCATCGGTCATGAAGAAGAGAGCACGATTTGCTCTATCTGCATGGGCGAAATGGTGGAAAAGACAACTCTGGACAAGTGTGGCCACTCGTTCTGTCGGTGCTGTTTAGAACAGGCATTTCAAGTCAAAAAAGCATGTCCTGTATGCAGGCTGGTGTATGGCCAGCTTATTGGTAACCAACCGGCCAGTGGAACCATGATGGTAGAAAGAGACCCGGATCTGGAGTTGCCTGGCCATGAAGGTTATGGCTGCATATGCATAATTTACAGTTTCCCTCCCGGTTTGCAAGCG GAAGAGCATCCAAACCCTGGGGTGAGGTATCCAGGCACAGACCGGGTGGCATACCTGCCAGACAGCCCTGAGGGAAACCGTGTCCTCCGTATGCTGCGCCGGGCCTTCGAGCAGCGCCTCATCTTCACCATAGGCACCTCCATGACCACCGGCATGCATAATGTTATTACCTGGAATGATATCCACCACAAGACATCCATATGGGGCGGACCACGATG ctTTGGTTATCCAGATCCTACATACCTTGTGCGGGTGACAGAGGAACTGCGGGAGAAAGGAATAACAGCTGATTGA
- the LOC113065459 gene encoding probable E3 ubiquitin-protein ligase DTX3 isoform X3, whose translation MSVRAGQGSDEVLVSQAVWDYLVAAGRPWLVDFQDKQGLSADIIRRGERGGCCAVRLSPVEGSSRTRTGMMEGPVSPVTRKAFIDLCRCARKEMTKQEAAPKRKRSLLPCMMAKEPDGEGTLLPPPLPHPRRSQRQQQKHRKSADMDTCVVLPMQHEPAARTGAELAIGHEEESTICSICMGEMVEKTTLDKCGHSFCRCCLEQAFQVKKACPVCRLVYGQLIGNQPASGTMMVERDPDLELPGHEGYGCICIIYSFPPGLQAEEHPNPGVRYPGTDRVAYLPDSPEGNRVLRMLRRAFEQRLIFTIGTSMTTGMHNVITWNDIHHKTSIWGGPRCFGYPDPTYLVRVTEELREKGITAD comes from the exons ATGAGCGTGCGAGCGGGGCAGGGCAGTGACGAGGTGCTGGTGTCACAGGCGGTGTGGGATTACCTTGTAGCCGCTGGACGACCCTGGTTGGTTGACTTCCAGGACAAGCAGGGACTGAGCGCAGACATCATCCGGCGCGGGGAGCGTGGTGGCTGCTGTGCTGTGCGGCTCTCCCCGGTGGAGGGCAGCAGCAGGACCAGAACTGGGATGATGGAGGGGCCGGTTTCTCCTGTTACACGGAAAGCTTTCATAGACTTATGCCGCTGTGCCCGGAAGGAGATGACCAAACAAGAGGCGGCTCCAAAAAGGAAACGTTCACTTTTACCATGCATGATGGCAAAGGAACCTGATGGGGAAGGGACGTTGTTGCCTCCGCCTCTCCCTCATCCACGACGCTCGCAGAGGCAACAGCAGAAACACAGGAAAAGTGCAGACATGGACACCTGTGTGGTTTTACCCATGCAACATGAGCCCGCAGCAAGGACCGGTGCAGAATTAGCCATCGGTCATGAAGAAGAGAGCACGATTTGCTCTATCTGCATGGGCGAAATGGTGGAAAAGACAACTCTGGACAAGTGTGGCCACTCGTTCTGTCGGTGCTGTTTAGAACAGGCATTTCAAGTCAAAAAAGCATGTCCTGTATGCAGGCTGGTGTATGGCCAGCTTATTGGTAACCAACCGGCCAGTGGAACCATGATGGTAGAAAGAGACCCGGATCTGGAGTTGCCTGGCCATGAAGGTTATGGCTGCATATGCATAATTTACAGTTTCCCTCCCGGTTTGCAAGCG GAAGAGCATCCAAACCCTGGGGTGAGGTATCCAGGCACAGACCGGGTGGCATACCTGCCAGACAGCCCTGAGGGAAACCGTGTCCTCCGTATGCTGCGCCGGGCCTTCGAGCAGCGCCTCATCTTCACCATAGGCACCTCCATGACCACCGGCATGCATAATGTTATTACCTGGAATGATATCCACCACAAGACATCCATATGGGGCGGACCACGATG ctTTGGTTATCCAGATCCTACATACCTTGTGCGGGTGACAGAGGAACTGCGGGAGAAAGGAATAACAGCTGATTGA
- the LOC113065462 gene encoding lens fiber major intrinsic protein-like, producing the protein MWEFRSMSFWRAVFAEFYGTMFFVFFGLGSALRWTTGPHNVLQVAFCFGLAAATLIQSIGHISGGHINPAVTFAYLISSQMSLFRAFFYICAQCFGALAGAGVLYGVTPTNMRGNLGLNTLQPGISLGMATTIEIFLTLQLVVVVFAVTDERRNGRLGSAALSIGFSVLVGHLLGMYYTGAGMNPARSFAPAVLFRNFINHWVYWVGPMIGGAMGALLYDFMLFPRMRGLSERLDVLKGNRPPEAEAQQETRGEPIELKTQAL; encoded by the exons ATGTGGGAGTTCCGGTCCATGTCTTTTTGGCGGGCTGTGTTCGCAGAGTTCTATGGCACcatgttctttgtgttttttggCCTGGGATCAGCTCTGCGTTGGACCACTGGACCACATAACGTGCTCCAAGTGGCCTTTTGCTTCGGTCTGGCAGCTGCCACACTTATCCAGTCCATCGGCCACATCAGTGGTGGCCACATCAACCCGGCTGTCACGTTCGCTTACCTGATTAGCTCCCAGATGTCACTGTTTCGTGCTTTCTTCTACATCTGTGCTCAGTGCTTTGGAGCGCTTGCTGGAGCCGGTGTGCTGTATGGGGTCACGCCAACCAATATGAGAGGCAATCTTGGCCTGAACACG CTTCAGCCAGGCATCAGTCTGGGAATGGCCACCACCATAGAGATATTTCTGACTCTGCAACTCGTGGTTGTGGTCTTCGCTGTGACAGATGAGAGGCGAAATGGACGACTGGGGTCTGCTGCCCTGTCCATTGGCTTCTCAGTGCTTGTGGGCCACCTGCTGGGG ATGTATTACACTGGAGCTGGAATGAACCCTGCAAGGTCTTTTGCCCCTGCTGTGCTTTTTAGGAACTTTATTAATCATTGG GTGTACTGGGTGGGTCCTATGATCGGCGGCGCTATGGGGGCTCTGCTCTATGACTTCATGCTCTTTCCCCGGATGCGTGGCCTGTCCGAGCGACTGGATGTGCTCAAGGGCAACCGACCTCCTGAGGCTGAAGCCCAGCAGGAGACCCGAGGGGAGCCGATTGAGCTCAAAACACAAGCCTTATAA
- the LOC113065459 gene encoding probable E3 ubiquitin-protein ligase DTX3 isoform X2, with translation MGSQVSSDEMSVRAGQGSDEVLVSQAVWDYLVAAGRPWLVDFQDKQGLSADIIRRGERGGCCAVRLSPVEGSSRTRTGMMEGPVSPVTRKAFIDLCRCARKEMTKQEAAPKRKRSLLPCMMAKEPDGEGTLLPPPLPHPRRSQRQQQKHRKSADMDTCVVLPMQHEPAARTGAELAIGHEEESTICSICMGEMVEKTTLDKCGHSFCRCCLEQAFQVKKACPVCRLVYGQLIGNQPASGTMMVERDPDLELPGHEGYGCICIIYSFPPGLQAEEHPNPGVRYPGTDRVAYLPDSPEGNRVLRMLRRAFEQRLIFTIGTSMTTGMHNVITWNDIHHKTSIWGGPRCFGYPDPTYLVRVTEELREKGITAD, from the exons ATGGGATCACAAG TTTCATCTGATGAGATGAGCGTGCGAGCGGGGCAGGGCAGTGACGAGGTGCTGGTGTCACAGGCGGTGTGGGATTACCTTGTAGCCGCTGGACGACCCTGGTTGGTTGACTTCCAGGACAAGCAGGGACTGAGCGCAGACATCATCCGGCGCGGGGAGCGTGGTGGCTGCTGTGCTGTGCGGCTCTCCCCGGTGGAGGGCAGCAGCAGGACCAGAACTGGGATGATGGAGGGGCCGGTTTCTCCTGTTACACGGAAAGCTTTCATAGACTTATGCCGCTGTGCCCGGAAGGAGATGACCAAACAAGAGGCGGCTCCAAAAAGGAAACGTTCACTTTTACCATGCATGATGGCAAAGGAACCTGATGGGGAAGGGACGTTGTTGCCTCCGCCTCTCCCTCATCCACGACGCTCGCAGAGGCAACAGCAGAAACACAGGAAAAGTGCAGACATGGACACCTGTGTGGTTTTACCCATGCAACATGAGCCCGCAGCAAGGACCGGTGCAGAATTAGCCATCGGTCATGAAGAAGAGAGCACGATTTGCTCTATCTGCATGGGCGAAATGGTGGAAAAGACAACTCTGGACAAGTGTGGCCACTCGTTCTGTCGGTGCTGTTTAGAACAGGCATTTCAAGTCAAAAAAGCATGTCCTGTATGCAGGCTGGTGTATGGCCAGCTTATTGGTAACCAACCGGCCAGTGGAACCATGATGGTAGAAAGAGACCCGGATCTGGAGTTGCCTGGCCATGAAGGTTATGGCTGCATATGCATAATTTACAGTTTCCCTCCCGGTTTGCAAGCG GAAGAGCATCCAAACCCTGGGGTGAGGTATCCAGGCACAGACCGGGTGGCATACCTGCCAGACAGCCCTGAGGGAAACCGTGTCCTCCGTATGCTGCGCCGGGCCTTCGAGCAGCGCCTCATCTTCACCATAGGCACCTCCATGACCACCGGCATGCATAATGTTATTACCTGGAATGATATCCACCACAAGACATCCATATGGGGCGGACCACGATG ctTTGGTTATCCAGATCCTACATACCTTGTGCGGGTGACAGAGGAACTGCGGGAGAAAGGAATAACAGCTGATTGA